The nucleotide sequence ccctccttgcagtccttccgtcggcaagcaaagacttttttatttcaacaagcctttggaagtgaaagctgttaaggacaggtcttgaagggcgctgcattgctgttgcctaactgtattattttaaactgagtttgaattattttaactgtatgtatgaatggttttaatactgtaaatagttcgattcgattttaatctagacttttgtatgtttttaattatatgtgtgcttttatctggaagccgccgtgagttccagttctggggaaagggcggggtaaaaatgatgataataaataaaataattaaatacattatCATCACGGGGCACACCCTGACTAATTACTCTCACTCTGTCTGCCCTCTGGCCTGCCCAGGACGGGTCTAACCTCAAAAATCCTCCCAACTCTTCTGACCCTactttctttctcaaactggccAGTTATTTTCCTTCTTGGGTCTATACCCTCAGCCACTCTCTTGTTCCTTTGCATCAATCTCCTTTCCCCATTCGTTCTCTTAATTCCTCAGGCACACCTAGGTATCCCCACCTCCTTTCTCATATATCACATTTCACCCTCCATCCACAGTATGTCAGACGCTCCGTCCCACACTCTGCTTACTCTCGCCTaccttctttctgtttctttacaccagttctttatttatttagttagttagttagtttgatttatataccgccctaagcccgaaggctctctgggcggtgtacaaaaagataaaaacaagcacaatatataaatacaataaatcaaaaaacaaaacaaacaaacaataacgaaccaaacaacatccaaaatacggaaatgctgtttaaaatacactttaaaatgcctgggagtataaaaaggttttcacctggcgccaaaaagatagtagcgtcggtgccaggcgcacctcatcaaggaaactgttccacagttcgggggccaccactgaaaaggccctagttctagtcaccaccctccgagcttctcgatgggatgacactcggaggagggccttagatgttgagcgaagtgtacgggtaggttcatattgggagaggcgttccaccaggtattgcggtcccatgccgtgtagggctttataggtcaaaaaccagcactttgaatctagcccggaaacaaataggaagccagtgcagacgggccagaacaggtgttatatgagtggaccttctggtccgcgtcaacaatctggccgctgcattctggactagctgtagtttccgaacagttttcaagggcagccccacgtagagcgcgttgcagtagtccaatctagaagttaccagagcatgaacaactgaagcgaggacgtcactgtccagatagggacgtagctgggctaccaatcgaagatggtaaaaagcacgGCCTTATTTCTGGCTTCAGCCCTTTTATCTGCCCCTCATTCAGGTGTTCCTGCCCCTGATTCAGGTGTTCCTCTGGCATCTCTATGTTATCTCCATCTCCTGATGGTCCCTGTTCTGGCCAAAATGCCAGATGACGCTGCTGTACCCTCTCCCACAATAATCAAAACTAGAAAAAAGAACTTCTAGCTGGAAAACAAGGTAGTAACAAAAATGCTTTTGACTGTTTCCAAGAAAgcacattttttatttaaattatagtaactgTTCTTATATTTGCACTGATGcccataaattagcatatgcaaattttatgcaaacttgTACCCTCGTTTGTGGTGTTCTGTAAGTGGTACTGTTATCACAGTCTGAAGGGAAAGGGCACAATCTACATGGTCTGGGACCCTGAACAACCGTGGAAATCTGTATGTGCAACAGCACCTCCCCTTCAGACATTTGCATGAAGCAGTGGAGCTACTCAGTATAGCTGCACATTCTACTCATATGCTGACCTTGACTGTAAGTAGACCAGTTGAGGGCCCTCCCTGCAGTGGCCCCCAtattgtggaatactcttccctaGAGATAGAGTGCGCACCTGCAGTAGCGGTGTTCCACCAGCTAATTATAGCATACCTATTCACAAGGACATTCCTGAGCATTGCTTTTTAGtggtatttgtgtgtgtttttaaagtattTCATTGTCTTTTGTATTGATCTtattttgtatgccactttgttattttatatgaaagatggcctataaacattttaataaaacaGAGTGCCTTAATAGGGCTTATTAGTCCAAATGAGATACGCACTGGCTCCAGTTCATAAGTGCTCAAAGTGAGTCAGACCGAGATATCCAACATGTTTTCATGCTTCAAAATGCTGGTGTTTTTCCCTGTCATTGCAGCTTCACTCTTTCCTAAGAGAAATCCAGTTTTCAAATACTTCTATTTGCAGACTATCTTTGGATGAGAACGGGAAGCTCCCAGGCCACTATGATATTGAGAACTGGGTGATGTTTCCCAATGAATCTCGTGTTAGAGTGAAAATTGGCAGTATAGAGAGAGGGGCATCCACTGACATCAAGTTCACCATCAACCCGGAAGCCATTGTCTGGCCCAGGCAGTTTTACAAGGTAGGGAGCAATTTATTCCATATGACATCTGTTAAGCCCTACTAATTTTTTGAATAACTAATATGGGGCTTCCACTGCAACCCTTTGcccactgaccatggaggagctACTACTGAATGCAGTGCAACTGTCAGtccaggatcagagcttggaaaagttacttttttgaactactactcccatcagccccagccagcatggccactggattgggctgatgggagttgtagttcaaaaaaagtaactttcccaagctctggtccaggtgGACTTCCTCTTGTATACCAGCTGTGTGAAGGGGGATCCTCTTATATCTGtggatgctccccaagcactttAGGGTTCACAGCAGGTGCAGCAACAGTGAAACTACACAGGAGGCTGCTTTACTGAGTCAGGCAAtgggtccatttagttcagtattgtttacaatgataggcagcagctctccagcatttcaggcaggggaccctAATTGGAGATcacagggactgaacctaggaccttctgcatgcaaggcagatactctgcagatactctgccactgtgcTTTGGCCCTTCCCCATACTGCAGTTGACCATTGGCCTCAACAGCTCAGAAGGGACCTCCTGCACGCCTGAAGACCCAGCACCGGCATCTTCTTCCCATTCATAGTacaactcctcctcctcactgctgCTATCCCACATCCTTCCCGCAGgtctcatcagagcttggaaaagttacttttttgaactacaactcccatcagcccaatctagtggccatgctggctggggctgatgggagtagtagttcaaaaaagtaacttttccaagctctgggtctcaTGACACAAGCAAGCAAACACACCAAAGAGGTTTCCATGTAGTGCCATTCTGCATTGAAAGTGATTCCCTGAAAAAAGGGCACGGGGGGTCAGTGGGACTAGAGTTCCTACTGGGGCCTTTCCAAACTCTATGAATGACTTCCATAGACACAAATACTTTTCTTCTTGTTGCACCTTCTTCTCTTTATGATTAGACAGTGCCTCGCTCCAGGTGTACTGAAAGCTGTCACCCCGGATATGTGAAAGTTGTTCGAGAAGGAGAGCCGATTTGTTGCTATGCTTGTGCTCTGTGCGCAGAAGGGACAATCTCCATGCAGAAAGGTGGGTGACTTCAAGAAAGAAGGTGTTCCTTGGGAAAACGTAGTAAGGAAAAGATTCACCCAGAGCCACTTTCAATGAAGATTCTAAAGACATTTTTGGATGTGGATCCTTTATTGGTTTCTGCATTTTTCAgtttttaattttgcatttttaatcACCTTCATTAATTCCAGGAATTGAGTTCAAAGAAATGACCTTGTGGAAATCATCACTAGGCTACAAAGTGTGGAGAAGAGAGAAGGTTCAGCATGCACTCTCCACAATacctttctgtttctgttttaaaCCATGCCCTCATTGATCAAAGAAccagaaccacacacacacaaaatatttcttttcaaaaatagAAATTATTGACAGATAGTaaatatttttttgaaacaatgaaAGCACAATGCAAAATGAACAATAAATTATATGAAAATGATTAGAATATAATCAAAAAATTGCAATGGGGCTACTGCAAGCATTATGTGGAAGAAATATAAAACCATTTGCACTGACTGCATAAAGTGTAACAAGAATTGATATATAAAAAGTGAAATATGAGAAAGCAATTATCCTTCTAACAATCTCGCTCCAGAGCAGCTCACATAAATGTTACTGGAGATGTAGGACATATAACAAAGCCATTACAAATGGGACCCTtggccaatcactatctctcagtgTAACATACCTCGctgggttgttctgaggataaaaagggaaggggagaacTATGTCTTTGAGCTCCTTCTCTACTACACTTCATATTTCCTGATCAATCCCCACATCAGTAAGTTTTTTGCAAATGCGGTAGAACACAGATGGTTATGGATGTAACTGATGCTGAAGCCACTCTTTTTTTCCTCCCCAGATGCAGACTATTGCACCAATTGTCCAGAAGATCAGCATCCAAATAAGAACCGAGATCAATGTGTCCCCAAGATGATCACCTTTCTGGCCTTTGAAGAATCCTGGGGGATCCTTTTGGTTTCCGTTTCACTATTCTTATCCTTAACCATGAGCATTGTGttaggaatcttcattaaattCCTAGAAACTccgatagtcaaagccaacaaccgggacctctcctacatcctccttatctccctcctgctttcctttctgtcctccttcctcttcattggcCAGCCAAGGAAAGTAacctgccttctccgacaaatgaccttcagcatcatcttctcagttgccaTCTCGTCTGTACtagcaaaaaccatcactgtggtgctggccttcctggccacaaagccagggaacaagatgaggagatggctgggaaagagtctggccaactccattgtcatcTCCTGTTCCAGTGTCCAAATTGTCATCTGTGCCATTTGGCTGGGGATCTCTCCCCCATTTCCAGACTctgacatgcactcccagcctggagagatcatcttgcaatgcaatgaagggtctgtcACTATGTTTTACACTGCTTTCAGCTACATGGGGTTTCTGGCTGCCATATGCTTCAcggtggctttcctagccaggaagctgcctggggccttcaatgaagccaagctgatcaccttcagcatgctggtcttctgcagtgtttgggtgtcctttgtgcccacctacctgagcacgaaggggaaatacatggtggccgtgcaggtcttctctatcttggcCTCCAGCGCGGGGCTTCTAGGATGCATCTTTGttcccaagtgctacattattatattcaggcctgatctgaatacaaaAGAGCACCTGACCACAAAAACTAAAAATGGCATCTGATTCTTAGAATATTCCGTTTTGACAATGGTTGTCCAGCACAGCAGTAATGAAACCCACATATTTATCTTGAAACGcggtgcatgcaaagcagatgttctaccactgagcgatgggCCTTTCCCTATGTAGCAATGACCACCTTTAAGAAGGAGATTAGATAAATCTACAGTATATATGCTGTTTAAAATTAATTGATCTAAGtcgggccccatctgcactatacatttaaagcagtattatcccACTAAAtattcctggcttcccccaaagaatcctgagaattgtaaTGCTGAGAACTATTCTGAGACCCCCatcccccccacagagctacaattccctgggaagagagatggactgttaaaccactctgggaattctagctttgtgagggaaaggggatctcccaacaactctctgcGCCTTTAACAGGCTCTagctccctggattctttgggggacgttactgttgtttcaagtggtataatactgttttaaatgtaatgTGCAGACGGAgccttagtcatgcccattaacttcaataagtCTATTGAACACTTCAATAAGTGTTCCAACTGAGGTGGCCTCTCCCAGTCTGCAACTCTAACCAGAGTGTTACTCAAGAAGAATCTTGCCCTGAGGGGAAAACATCTAGTTTTAGGGGGGGGGAGCTTGGCTGTAGCTTGTCTAGGGCGTATTATTATAATGTAAAGCAATAAGTATCAATGGAAACATGTTTATGTCCGCAATGATGAAGTTTGGCTGAAAAGCAATAcataaacatctaaaaacaagcaATACATTAATAACTACTACAGTGTCAAGGACTTCAGCTTTAAAAGgaacaaatttaataaaaataaaaacaaggaaaAAGCACACAAACTTTTATTGGTG is from Rhineura floridana isolate rRhiFlo1 chromosome 3, rRhiFlo1.hap2, whole genome shotgun sequence and encodes:
- the LOC133378902 gene encoding vomeronasal type-2 receptor 26-like; this translates as MASCHIQEINRDPRILTNITLGYNLYENYFDARMTSDAMLDLLSSGQSNIPNYKCGKQNNLLAVLEGANSVISKEISAISGIYKVPQALRLLVNNEHLEPILSRSTGLLASLPHYDADYCTNCPEDQHPNKNRDQCVPKMITFLAFEESWGILLVSVSLFLSLTMSIVLGIFIKFLETPIVKANNRDLSYILLISLLLSFLSSFLFIGQPRKVTCLLRQMTFSIIFSVAISSVLAKTITVVLAFLATKPGNKMRRWLGKSLANSIVISCSSVQIVICAIWLGISPPFPDSDMHSQPGEIILQCNEGSVTMFYTAFSYMGFLAAICFTVAFLARKLPGAFNEAKLITFSMLVFCSVWVSFVPTYLSTK